The following are encoded in a window of Panicum virgatum strain AP13 chromosome 5N, P.virgatum_v5, whole genome shotgun sequence genomic DNA:
- the LOC120676107 gene encoding uncharacterized protein LOC120676107 — protein MDGGSSLNIMYAPTLELMGIGLDKLRPSKSPFHGVAPGKRVQPLGQIDLPVCFGTAANFRKEVLTFEVVGFRGSYHAILGRPCYAKFMAVPNYTYLKLKMPGPKGVITIGSSFEHAYECDVECVERAEAQAEDEALAATLDKMASEALDSTHRHAGSFEPAEDIKKMPLDPNHSDDKALQISANLDGK, from the coding sequence atggacggaggcagcagcctcaacatcatgtacgcccctaccttggagctcatggggatcggactggacaagcttcgccccagcaagtcgccattccacggcgtcgcgccggggaagcgagtccaacccctcggccagatcgatctgcctgtgtgcttcggcacagcagccaacttccgcaaggaggtactcactttcgaggtggtggggtttcggggatcctaccatgccatcctggGTCGTCCTtgttacgccaagttcatggccgtccccaactacacctacctcaagctcaagatgccgggtccaaagggcgtgatcaccatcggctcttcattcgagcacgcctacgagtgcgacgttgagtgcgttgagcgcgcagaagctcaagcggaggacgaggccctcgcagccaccctcgacaaaatggcaagcgaggccttggactccacgcaccgacacgccgggagcttcgaacccgccgaggatATCAAGAAGATGCCCCTCGATCCGaaccactccgacgacaaggcgttgcagatcagcgccaacctcgacggcaaatag